The DNA sequence GCGCTCACGCCGAAGGACACGCCGAACATGAAGTCGGTCGAGGAGGTCTCGGCGTTCCTCCAGACCACCACCGACCGGCTCCTCAAGTCGCTCGTCTTCATCGCGGGGGAGGAACCGGTGCTCGCGGTCGTGCCCGGCGATCGGGAGCTGAACGAGGCGAAGCTCGCCCGCGCGCTCGGCGGGGTGCCGCTCCGGCTCGCCACGGCCGCGGAGATCGAGACCCACACCGGCGGACCGCTCGGCTTCACCGGTCCGGTCGGGCTCGAGTCGAAGCTCCGGACCCTGTACGACGTCTCCCTGGGTGACGGGAGGAACTACGTCACGGGCGGAAACAAGAAGGACGTCCACCTCGTGAACGTCCGCTTCGGCCGGGATCTGAACGGCGGCCAGCGCGCGGACCTCAGCACGGCGCGGGCCGGGGACCGCTGCCCGCGTTGCGGGGACGAGATGCGCGTCTCGCGAGGCATCGAGGTGGGACACATCTTCAAGCTCGGGCTCCGCTACTCGGAACCGATGAAGGCGCGCTTTCTCGACGCCAGCGGCGAGGAGCGGACGATCCTCATGGGGACCTACGGGATCGGCGTGACGCGCACCGTCGCCGCCGTGATCGAACAGCTCCACGACGAGAACGGGATGATCTGGCCGTTCTCGATCGCCCCGTACCCGGTCCACGTCGTCGCCGTGAACGTGAAGGACGACACCACCCGCGCCACCGCGGAGCGGATCTACGAAGGGCTGACCTCGCGGGGGATCGAGACGCTCTACGACGACCGGGACGAGCGTCCGGGGATGAAGTTCAAGGACGCCGATCTCCTCGGCATGCCGCTCCGCGTGACGGTCGGGGAGAAGGGCCTGAAGGAAGGCATCGTGGAGCTGCGCGACCGGCGCACGGGCACGGTCGAGAAGGTCGCGGTCGCCGACGCTCTGGGGGCCATCGAGCGGCGGGTCCGCGAGGAGCTCGGGAAGCTCTCACCTCACTAACGTACCGTTCGGTGTCGATCCTCTTCCGCATCATCACGCTCTCCTTGCTGATATCCCTCGGTTGCGCCACGACCATTCCGGGCATCGAAGAAACCACCGTGGATGGTCTCCCCGGTACGTGGCTTTGGATGTCCAGCGGGGAGACCGAACCAAGGGGTAAGCTCATCCTCGGCGCGGACGGGAACTATGTGCTCGCGGAGCGGACCGTGTGGACGCGGGGAAGGTTTCGGGTGTACCGCGTGAGCGGTCAGGGCTCACGGGAGCCGTGGCTCGAGCTGCAGCACGCGGGAAGCCGGCAGGAGCGAGTGTTTCAGTTCCTGGGGCGTGACACGCTGCTCCTGCGGGACGGTGCCGACGGGTACGTCGTCACCGATAGTGGAGTCGACCTGTTCGTTCGCGCTCCTGTTGAGGGGCCGACCAAGGAGTCAGGTGCCTGGGGCACCAGTCTCCCAGGCGGTTCGCAGCCGTACGACCAGGCGCCGGTGGCGATCACGGCAGCGCAGCCCCTCTATCCCCAATCCGCCCGCAGGGGACGCATCACCGGCACGGTCGTGCTCCGGGCGCTCGTTGGGAAGGATGGACGCGTCCAGGATGTCCAGGTCGTTCAGGGAGCGACCGGACTCACGGACGCCGCGGTGGACGCGGTGAGGATGTGGATCTTCCAGCCGGCACTCAAGGATGGTCTGCCCGTCACGAGTTGGTTCGAAGTTGCGATGGACTTCAAACCATGACGCCACGGGGATCCGGCTCGCCCCGAGCGATCGAGAACGCCAGGGGTGCGCCAGGCATGGGCTCTCCGGAGGACTCTAGGAGGCCTTCTTCGTCCGGTTGACCGCCTTCGCGAGCCGCGACTTCCGGCGGTTCGCCACCGACTTCGGGATCACGCCCTTCCGGACGGCGCGGTCCAGCTTGGAGGTAGTCGCCCTCGCAAGCTCCGCATCGCCAGGGGCTTCCTGCATTCTCTTGAGGTAGGTCTTGATCTCGGACTTCACGGAGGCGTTCCGGATCCGCGACTTCTTGGCGGTCCGCATCCGCTTCTCCGCGGACTTGTGATGCGGCATTCTCTTCCTCCTGACGGGGGTACCGGTACAGCGGGTCGAAGTCCGCTAAGGTAAGGGACTTCCGCCGCCCTGTCAAGGTGGACCGGGGGGCGTGCTATACTGGCGGGTCATGGCACCGCGCACCCCGAACCGCGGCGACGAGCAATTCCCCCCCGATCCCCTCGACGAATTCACGCCGCCCGATCTC is a window from the Candidatus Eisenbacteria bacterium genome containing:
- a CDS encoding proline--tRNA ligase: GGMLRKLAAGIYSLLPLGWRTTRNVARIVREELDRAGCQELLLPILMPAELWEESGRWQKYGPELFRQRDRHQRDFALGPTHEEAITDLVRNHVRSYRDLPLNLYQIQIKFRDEIRPRFGVMRAREFMMKDGYSFHTDEASLEEGYERMRHAYSEVFRRCGLEFVMVEADSGAIGGDVNHEFMVIADSGESEIFSSKCGYAASSESAKFALAESKPETAEALTPKDTPNMKSVEEVSAFLQTTTDRLLKSLVFIAGEEPVLAVVPGDRELNEAKLARALGGVPLRLATAAEIETHTGGPLGFTGPVGLESKLRTLYDVSLGDGRNYVTGGNKKDVHLVNVRFGRDLNGGQRADLSTARAGDRCPRCGDEMRVSRGIEVGHIFKLGLRYSEPMKARFLDASGEERTILMGTYGIGVTRTVAAVIEQLHDENGMIWPFSIAPYPVHVVAVNVKDDTTRATAERIYEGLTSRGIETLYDDRDERPGMKFKDADLLGMPLRVTVGEKGLKEGIVELRDRRTGTVEKVAVADALGAIERRVREELGKLSPH
- a CDS encoding TonB family protein, with the translated sequence MSSGETEPRGKLILGADGNYVLAERTVWTRGRFRVYRVSGQGSREPWLELQHAGSRQERVFQFLGRDTLLLRDGADGYVVTDSGVDLFVRAPVEGPTKESGAWGTSLPGGSQPYDQAPVAITAAQPLYPQSARRGRITGTVVLRALVGKDGRVQDVQVVQGATGLTDAAVDAVRMWIFQPALKDGLPVTSWFEVAMDFKP
- the rpsT gene encoding 30S ribosomal protein S20 encodes the protein MPHHKSAEKRMRTAKKSRIRNASVKSEIKTYLKRMQEAPGDAELARATTSKLDRAVRKGVIPKSVANRRKSRLAKAVNRTKKAS